Proteins from a genomic interval of Desulfurobacterium sp. TC5-1:
- a CDS encoding N-acetylmuramoyl-L-alanine amidase, whose product MMKRRDFLKVITLGGLFSIPSFDIAEARRYIPYVKRLRHSSSSKRVRIVLDLSGKVDKKRISDYIKHNYLVFIVKGLRTNRKKYRIHSEFAKYVELIPLTRSKTKVRIKLDAPHRYKIFALKARHHKPFRLVIDIFPDFVSSNCKPRFGKRIVVIDPGHGGKDPGAVWPIHWRHPKYKEKYITLAIARKVKRILETDPSITVIMTRNRDVFVPLLKRAEIAAKACADAFVSIHADSMPSHPNCSGVTVFKASPTLFAKAQDTAEEIAKNVKLCSDTMCWSITPVIVSLSSTVTFVESRRLAESIVKRLKANTNENIVKGIKDMKRNILVLKTPGRPAVLIETGFMTNRKDRHRLVQSKYQWEIARGIAEGIKDYLHSLDKVAMY is encoded by the coding sequence ATGATGAAAAGGCGCGATTTTCTAAAAGTTATAACGTTAGGGGGTCTGTTTTCCATTCCATCCTTTGATATTGCAGAGGCGAGGAGGTACATTCCTTATGTTAAACGCCTGAGGCACTCTTCCTCGTCGAAACGGGTTAGAATCGTTTTAGATTTAAGTGGCAAAGTTGATAAAAAGCGCATTTCAGATTACATAAAACATAACTATCTGGTTTTTATTGTTAAAGGTTTGAGAACAAACAGGAAGAAATACAGGATACATAGTGAATTTGCCAAGTACGTCGAGCTCATTCCCCTTACAAGAAGCAAGACGAAAGTAAGAATAAAGCTTGATGCGCCTCACAGGTATAAAATATTCGCTTTAAAAGCAAGGCATCATAAGCCTTTTCGTCTTGTTATTGATATTTTTCCCGATTTTGTCTCTTCTAATTGTAAACCGAGGTTTGGTAAGAGAATAGTTGTTATTGATCCCGGGCACGGTGGAAAGGATCCTGGAGCTGTGTGGCCTATTCACTGGAGGCATCCAAAGTATAAAGAGAAGTACATTACACTTGCCATTGCAAGGAAAGTTAAACGCATTCTTGAGACAGACCCGAGCATTACAGTAATAATGACGCGTAACAGGGATGTTTTTGTTCCGCTTTTAAAGAGGGCTGAGATAGCGGCGAAAGCATGTGCAGACGCATTTGTAAGCATTCATGCTGACTCTATGCCAAGCCATCCAAACTGTAGCGGAGTTACCGTTTTCAAGGCATCGCCCACGCTCTTTGCAAAGGCTCAGGACACAGCTGAGGAAATTGCTAAGAACGTTAAATTGTGTTCCGATACGATGTGCTGGAGCATCACACCGGTTATTGTTTCTCTATCAAGTACTGTTACTTTTGTGGAGAGCAGGCGTCTGGCAGAATCTATTGTGAAGAGGCTTAAGGCTAACACAAATGAGAATATCGTTAAAGGTATTAAAGATATGAAACGTAATATTCTTGTTCTTAAAACACCGGGGCGTCCTGCTGTGTTGATAGAGACAGGTTTCATGACAAACAGGAAAGATAGGCACAGACTCGTTCAGAGTAAGTACCAGTGGGAGATAGCCCGTGGAATAGCCGAGGGTATAAAAGATTATCTCCATTCCCTTGATAAGGTTGCTATGTACTGA